Proteins encoded together in one Pseudomonas arsenicoxydans window:
- the serB gene encoding phosphoserine phosphatase SerB, whose amino-acid sequence MREIVLINITGVDRPGLTAAITGVLAQGGVNILDIGQAVIHDTLSFGILVEIPGTEQGKSVLKDILFKGYELDQQVRFTPVSEEDYQQWVGNQGKKRHIVTLLTRKVTAGQLQAVSSITAKYGLNIDHIDRLSGRMPLDTPADKGKGCIEFSVRGEAADPQALRAEFLSVAQELNVDIAFQEDSLFRRNRRLAVFDMDSTLIEAEVIDELAKAAGVGDQVSEITERAMAGELDFRASFKERLALLKGLDVSVLDSIGASLRLTEGAETLFAELKRLGYKTAILSGGFTYFAKQLQAKLGIDYVFANELEVVDGKVTGVAVEPIVDAQRKADLLRELAHKEGLRLEQTIAVGDGANDLPMLAIAGLGVAFRAKPLVKQSAKQAISTLGLDGVLYLLGFRDRDGQL is encoded by the coding sequence TTGCGCGAAATCGTCCTGATAAACATCACGGGAGTCGACCGTCCGGGTCTGACTGCGGCCATAACTGGCGTTCTGGCTCAGGGTGGTGTGAACATTCTCGACATCGGTCAGGCGGTGATCCACGACACTCTGTCGTTCGGCATCCTGGTTGAAATTCCTGGTACCGAGCAAGGCAAGTCAGTGCTCAAGGACATCCTGTTCAAGGGATACGAGCTTGATCAACAAGTCCGATTCACCCCGGTATCCGAAGAGGATTACCAGCAGTGGGTCGGCAATCAAGGCAAAAAGCGCCACATCGTGACCCTGTTGACCCGCAAAGTGACCGCCGGTCAATTGCAGGCCGTGAGTTCGATCACCGCCAAATATGGTCTGAACATCGATCATATCGACCGCCTGTCCGGTCGCATGCCGCTGGACACCCCGGCCGACAAGGGCAAGGGCTGCATCGAGTTTTCCGTGCGTGGCGAGGCGGCTGATCCGCAGGCACTGCGGGCTGAATTCCTCAGTGTCGCGCAGGAACTGAACGTCGACATCGCCTTCCAGGAAGATTCGCTGTTTCGCCGTAACCGCCGTCTGGCGGTGTTTGACATGGACTCGACGCTGATCGAGGCCGAAGTCATCGACGAACTGGCCAAGGCCGCCGGCGTGGGCGATCAGGTGTCTGAAATCACTGAACGCGCGATGGCCGGCGAGCTGGATTTTCGCGCCAGCTTCAAGGAGCGCCTGGCCTTGCTCAAGGGGCTGGACGTCAGCGTGCTGGACTCGATCGGCGCATCCCTGCGCCTGACCGAAGGCGCCGAAACACTGTTCGCCGAGCTCAAGCGTCTGGGCTACAAGACCGCAATCCTGTCAGGCGGCTTCACCTACTTCGCCAAGCAATTGCAGGCAAAGCTGGGTATCGATTACGTGTTTGCCAACGAACTGGAAGTGGTCGACGGCAAGGTCACCGGCGTGGCAGTCGAGCCGATTGTCGATGCGCAGCGCAAGGCTGATCTGCTGCGTGAGCTGGCGCATAAGGAAGGTTTGCGCCTGGAGCAGACCATCGCGGTCGGTGACGGTGCCAACGATTTGCCGATGCTGGCGATTGCCGGTCTGGGTGTGGCGTTCCGCGCCAAGCCGCTGGTGAAACAGTCGGCGAAACAGGCGATTTCCACCCTCGGGCTGGATGGGGTGTTGTACCTGTTGGGTTTCCGGGATCGTGACGGGCAGCTCTGA
- a CDS encoding AhpA/YtjB family protein — protein sequence MNRPTPVKTDNFFLLIFRALRHRRVPIALRIASHNVILVALALVIYACVMGLQFKQAMHEQADALGESLTTQTATSATELLVSNDILSLNVLLNNLTKNKLVAHAAIYSVDNRILAEAGQRPKHSLLGEAEGMYQSKITFQDVTAGQLRISLDMDQFQQPMTISLQSMGILSAILLALSLALSLRLGRHISTPLLQLRVWLRNIDEYTPATERQDEIGDLARQLHANFAPEPAEPAPAPEPEVDDSEYEDADDNEPSFEVRNLRDPSFDETKPVAGLKPAPRRSVSTVEDDDDDDAFADLIDESATSAPIALAKPVVSNVPQHSAVLAVQLGAQDQLRRLPRTRLEELLKRYRDCLDQAASLYQSELHTLNDGSTLMLFHTEDSGDDYLTNAICCGELLRALGHQLQIEVADSGITLQLQLGLTLGDGLFGLSQIDLLLTETAQDALALSQHSRNLLLVERKIGDDALIRQRARIRPIASPEGACCVERLMEPYPSMLERQLARMHERRA from the coding sequence GTGAACCGGCCTACGCCAGTAAAAACCGATAACTTCTTTCTGCTGATCTTCCGGGCACTGCGCCATCGCCGTGTACCGATTGCATTGCGCATCGCCAGCCATAACGTGATCCTGGTCGCTTTGGCCCTGGTCATCTATGCCTGCGTGATGGGTTTGCAGTTCAAGCAGGCCATGCATGAGCAGGCAGATGCGCTGGGCGAAAGCCTGACCACGCAGACCGCCACCTCCGCCACGGAGCTGTTGGTGTCCAACGACATCCTCAGCCTCAACGTGCTGCTCAACAACCTGACCAAAAACAAACTGGTGGCCCACGCCGCCATTTATAGCGTGGATAACCGCATCCTCGCCGAAGCCGGTCAACGTCCCAAGCACAGCCTGCTGGGCGAAGCCGAGGGCATGTACCAGAGCAAGATCACCTTCCAGGACGTGACCGCCGGGCAACTGCGCATCAGCCTGGACATGGATCAGTTCCAGCAGCCGATGACCATCAGCCTGCAAAGCATGGGCATTTTGAGTGCGATCCTGCTGGCCCTGTCCCTGGCCTTGAGCCTGCGCCTGGGTCGACACATCTCCACGCCACTGCTGCAACTGCGCGTGTGGCTGCGCAATATCGACGAATACACCCCGGCCACCGAGCGTCAGGATGAGATCGGCGACCTGGCCCGCCAGCTGCACGCCAACTTCGCGCCGGAACCGGCCGAGCCTGCGCCTGCCCCGGAGCCCGAGGTGGACGATAGCGAATACGAAGACGCCGACGATAACGAGCCGTCCTTCGAAGTGCGCAACCTGCGCGACCCAAGCTTTGACGAAACCAAGCCTGTGGCGGGCCTCAAGCCTGCGCCACGGCGCAGTGTCAGCACTGTCGAAGACGATGATGACGATGACGCGTTTGCCGACTTGATTGACGAATCGGCTACCAGCGCGCCAATAGCACTGGCAAAACCGGTCGTGTCGAACGTGCCACAGCACAGCGCGGTGCTGGCCGTGCAGCTGGGCGCACAAGATCAACTGCGTCGTCTGCCACGTACCCGTCTGGAAGAACTGCTCAAACGCTATCGCGATTGCCTTGATCAGGCGGCCTCGTTGTACCAGAGCGAGCTGCACACCCTGAACGACGGCAGCACGCTGATGCTGTTCCACACCGAGGACAGCGGTGACGACTACCTGACCAACGCGATCTGCTGCGGTGAGCTGTTGCGAGCCTTGGGCCATCAGCTGCAGATCGAAGTCGCGGACAGTGGCATCACCCTGCAATTGCAGTTGGGCCTGACGTTGGGCGACGGGTTGTTCGGGCTGAGCCAGATCGACCTGCTGCTGACCGAAACCGCTCAGGACGCCTTGGCCTTGTCGCAACACAGTCGCAACCTGCTGCTGGTGGAACGCAAGATCGGTGACGATGCGCTGATTCGTCAGCGCGCGCGGATTCGTCCGATTGCCAGCCCTGAGGGCGCTTGCTGCGTGGAACGGTTGATGGAGCCTTATCCGTCGATGCTGGAACGGCAACTGGCGCGGATGCATGAGCGTCGGGCGTAA
- a CDS encoding PqiC family protein, which produces MTALRLPFILMLAGVLGLAGCSVHQPVSLYQLDSGSPAPPAQSAGMAVLLGPVTVADYLQRETLLQRQPDGSLQASTDGRWAGSLSSDIDQLLLRQVAGHLDSQRVVLAPATLGFTPDVQVLLTITRLDSGESQPAILDAQWRLIDRRGQVRDNRIIHLQEQHAGGTAAQVQAQGVLLQRLAEQLSVALKPLANQPPIAEAPRKSAPKPAAPAAEQEKQPKIPMASPIRTDMEVFRF; this is translated from the coding sequence ATGACTGCTCTGCGCCTTCCTTTTATTTTGATGCTCGCTGGCGTTCTTGGCCTGGCGGGTTGCAGCGTTCATCAACCGGTGTCGCTGTATCAGCTGGACAGCGGTAGTCCGGCTCCGCCTGCGCAAAGCGCGGGCATGGCGGTATTGCTGGGCCCGGTAACGGTTGCGGATTACCTGCAACGTGAAACCTTGTTGCAGCGACAGCCCGATGGCAGCCTTCAGGCATCGACCGACGGTCGTTGGGCCGGGAGCCTGTCGTCAGACATCGATCAGTTGTTGCTGCGTCAGGTCGCCGGTCATCTGGACAGCCAGCGTGTCGTACTGGCGCCGGCAACCTTAGGCTTCACGCCGGATGTTCAGGTGCTGCTGACGATTACCCGTCTGGATTCGGGCGAATCGCAACCAGCGATCCTGGATGCGCAATGGCGTCTGATCGACCGTCGTGGTCAGGTTCGCGATAACCGCATCATTCATCTGCAAGAACAGCATGCTGGCGGTACGGCGGCTCAGGTTCAGGCGCAGGGTGTGTTGCTGCAACGTCTGGCCGAGCAATTGTCGGTGGCTCTAAAGCCGCTGGCTAACCAGCCACCCATTGCTGAAGCACCACGCAAGTCTGCTCCGAAACCTGCCGCACCGGCGGCCGAGCAGGAGAAACAGCCTAAGATCCCGATGGCCTCGCCAATCCGCACGGATATGGAAGTGTTCAGGTTCTAA
- the parC gene encoding DNA topoisomerase IV subunit A — translation MSDSLDLSLDGVERRSLADFTENAYLNYSMYVIMDRALPHIGDGLKPVQRRIIYAMSELGLDADSKHKKSARTVGDVLGKFHPHGDSACYEAMVLMAQPFSYRYTLVDGQGNWGAPDDPKSFAAMRYTEARLSRYSEVLLSELGQGTADWGPNFDGTLDEPLVLPARLPNILLNGTTGIAVGMATDVPPHNLREVATACVRLLDEPKATVEQLCEHIQGPDYPTEAEIITPRADLLKMYETGKGSVRMRAVYHIEDGDIIVTALPHQVSGAKVLEQIAAMMQAKPSKAPQIADLRDESDHENPCRIVIIPGARKNFDHDALMQHLFASTELESSYRVNINIIGLDGKPQLKNLRALLVEWLAFRVQTVRRRLQFRLDKVERRLHLLDGLLIAYLNLDEVIHIIRTEEHPKAALIERFALSEIQADYILDTRLRQLARLEEMKLRAEQDELLKEQAKLQALLSSEAKLKKLVRTELIKDAETYGDDRRSPIVERTEAKALTEHDLLPNEKVTVVLSEKGWVRSAKGHEIDATGLSYKAGDGFKALAPGRSNQFAVFIDSTGRSYSVAAHTLPSARGQGEPLTGRLTPPPGASFECVLMPEDDSLYVIASDAGYGFVVKGEDLQAKNKAGKALLSLPNNSKVILPRPVTDRENNWLASVTTEGRLLIFKISDLPQLGKGKGNKIIGINGERVASREEYVTDIAVLPEGATLVLQAGKRTLSLKADDLEHYKGERGRRGNKLPRGFQRVDALLVENLN, via the coding sequence ATGAGCGACTCCCTTGATCTCAGCCTGGACGGTGTAGAACGCCGGTCACTGGCTGACTTCACCGAAAATGCCTACCTCAACTACTCCATGTACGTGATCATGGACCGTGCCTTGCCGCATATCGGCGACGGCCTGAAACCGGTACAGCGACGCATCATCTACGCGATGAGCGAGTTGGGGCTGGACGCCGATTCCAAGCACAAGAAATCGGCGCGTACCGTCGGTGACGTGCTCGGTAAATTCCACCCGCACGGCGACTCGGCCTGCTACGAAGCCATGGTCCTGATGGCCCAGCCGTTCAGCTATCGCTACACGCTGGTCGACGGCCAGGGCAACTGGGGTGCGCCGGATGATCCCAAGTCCTTCGCAGCCATGCGTTACACCGAAGCGCGGCTGTCGCGTTATTCCGAAGTGCTGCTCAGCGAACTGGGCCAGGGCACCGCGGACTGGGGTCCGAACTTCGACGGCACACTCGACGAGCCACTGGTATTGCCGGCACGTTTGCCGAACATCCTGCTCAACGGCACCACCGGCATCGCCGTGGGCATGGCCACCGACGTGCCGCCGCATAACCTGCGCGAAGTCGCGACGGCGTGCGTGCGTTTGCTTGATGAACCTAAAGCCACCGTCGAACAGCTCTGCGAGCACATCCAGGGGCCGGATTACCCGACCGAAGCGGAAATCATCACGCCTCGCGCCGATCTGCTGAAAATGTACGAAACCGGCAAGGGCTCGGTGCGCATGCGCGCCGTTTATCACATCGAAGACGGCGACATCATCGTCACCGCGCTGCCGCATCAAGTTTCCGGCGCCAAGGTGCTGGAACAGATCGCGGCCATGATGCAGGCCAAGCCGTCCAAGGCCCCGCAGATCGCCGACCTGCGAGACGAGTCCGACCACGAGAACCCATGCCGGATCGTGATTATTCCGGGCGCGCGCAAGAACTTCGATCACGATGCATTGATGCAACACCTGTTCGCCAGCACCGAGCTGGAGTCGAGCTACCGGGTCAACATCAACATCATCGGCCTGGACGGCAAGCCGCAGTTGAAAAACCTGCGTGCGCTGCTGGTGGAATGGCTGGCGTTCCGCGTCCAGACCGTGCGCCGTCGCCTGCAATTCCGCCTGGACAAGGTCGAGCGTCGCCTGCACCTGTTGGACGGTTTGTTGATTGCCTACCTCAACCTGGATGAAGTGATCCACATCATCCGTACCGAGGAACACCCTAAAGCCGCGCTGATCGAGCGTTTCGCCCTGAGCGAAATCCAGGCCGACTACATTCTGGACACCCGTTTGCGTCAATTGGCGCGACTGGAAGAAATGAAGCTGCGTGCCGAGCAGGATGAATTGCTCAAAGAGCAGGCCAAGCTGCAAGCCCTGCTGAGCAGTGAAGCCAAGCTGAAAAAACTGGTACGCACCGAACTGATCAAGGACGCCGAAACCTATGGCGACGACCGTCGTTCGCCGATCGTCGAGCGCACCGAGGCCAAGGCCCTGACCGAGCACGATCTGCTGCCGAACGAGAAAGTGACCGTCGTGCTGTCGGAAAAAGGCTGGGTGCGCTCGGCCAAGGGCCATGAAATCGACGCCACCGGGCTTTCCTATAAGGCTGGCGATGGATTCAAGGCCCTGGCGCCGGGGCGCTCCAACCAGTTTGCGGTGTTTATCGACTCCACCGGTCGCAGCTATTCGGTGGCCGCACACACGTTGCCATCGGCCCGTGGCCAGGGCGAACCCCTGACCGGCCGTCTGACACCGCCGCCAGGGGCAAGCTTCGAATGCGTGCTGATGCCGGAAGACGATTCGCTGTACGTGATCGCCTCCGACGCCGGTTATGGTTTTGTGGTCAAAGGTGAAGACCTGCAAGCCAAGAACAAGGCCGGCAAGGCGCTGTTGAGCCTGCCGAACAACTCGAAGGTCATTCTTCCGCGCCCGGTAACGGATCGCGAGAACAATTGGCTGGCCTCGGTGACCACCGAAGGTCGCCTGCTGATCTTCAAAATCAGCGATCTGCCACAATTAGGTAAGGGCAAAGGCAACAAGATCATCGGAATCAACGGTGAGCGTGTGGCCAGTCGCGAAGAATATGTCACGGACATCGCCGTACTGCCGGAGGGCGCCACGCTGGTGTTGCAGGCCGGAAAACGTACCTTGTCACTGAAAGCAGACGACCTCGAACACTACAAAGGTGAGCGCGGCCGTCGAGGTAATAAACTGCCACGTGGCTTCCAGAGGGTAGATGCGCTGCTCGTCGAAAACCTCAATTAA
- a CDS encoding retropepsin-like aspartic protease family protein — MSQQTPGKRAGRVFMVLAWCAALFLATRFFGQWEARQQNPNVVVTSQQGEGFIEVKLASNTQGHFVASGQINGQAVNFMLDTGATDVAIPAEMAERLKLEQGFGVTLSTANGRTEGYRTRVDRLQLGDIVLRDVRAIVVPGLDGNQVLLGMSALNKLEFTQRGGTMLLRQTTN; from the coding sequence TTGAGCCAACAGACGCCAGGAAAGCGTGCCGGTCGCGTTTTTATGGTGTTGGCTTGGTGCGCCGCTCTGTTTTTGGCGACGCGGTTTTTCGGGCAGTGGGAGGCGCGTCAGCAGAACCCCAATGTCGTCGTCACCTCGCAGCAGGGCGAAGGTTTTATCGAGGTGAAGCTCGCCAGTAACACACAAGGGCATTTCGTCGCCAGCGGCCAGATCAACGGCCAGGCGGTGAATTTCATGCTCGATACCGGGGCGACCGATGTGGCGATCCCGGCAGAAATGGCCGAGAGGCTGAAGCTGGAACAAGGCTTCGGGGTGACCCTGAGTACGGCCAACGGTCGCACAGAGGGGTATCGAACCCGCGTCGACCGACTGCAACTGGGCGATATTGTGTTGCGTGATGTGCGCGCCATCGTCGTGCCAGGCCTGGATGGCAATCAAGTGCTGCTCGGAATGAGCGCGCTGAACAAACTTGAATTTACCCAGCGCGGTGGCACCATGCTGCTGCGCCAGACAACGAACTGA
- a CDS encoding esterase-like activity of phytase family protein, giving the protein MRLGLALACGLLLSSLTVSAEPAPELRVLSEHAVDGMRGGNLSGLAQCGKDLWTVSDRDDDQIYRLDTTANTWKAETVHIDVPPVPDTGLPWGLRARTWAASFVRGGDLDFEGITCDSAGNRYIVSEGHAAVLQVPPMGPANWLKISPMMVREARASGMLLQFNAIFEGLAINPAGDQMWLAAERQSRGLLQIKRKQTVWDCDGRCVLLSEAGMEMQPPQFPKAKPVNRDFSDLSLFEGKLFTLERNAYQICRRDPQTAKVERCWSYAAELLQENRRYSQNYGLEEALIIDADGAWIGVDNNFGPRADGEVRPVVWRFAAPEGGWSAQP; this is encoded by the coding sequence ATGCGGCTTGGCTTAGCCCTGGCGTGTGGGTTGCTGCTGTCCTCGTTGACGGTCTCTGCCGAACCAGCGCCGGAGCTGCGCGTGTTGTCCGAACATGCCGTCGATGGCATGCGCGGCGGCAATCTGTCGGGACTGGCCCAGTGCGGCAAGGACCTGTGGACGGTTTCCGATCGCGATGATGATCAGATTTACCGCCTCGACACGACGGCCAACACCTGGAAAGCCGAAACCGTGCATATCGACGTACCTCCCGTGCCGGACACCGGTTTGCCCTGGGGCTTGCGGGCGCGGACCTGGGCGGCCTCTTTCGTGCGCGGTGGGGACCTGGATTTCGAAGGCATCACCTGCGACAGCGCCGGCAATCGTTACATCGTCAGTGAAGGCCATGCGGCCGTCCTGCAAGTTCCGCCAATGGGGCCGGCAAACTGGCTGAAAATTTCGCCCATGATGGTTCGCGAAGCCCGGGCCAGCGGCATGCTGCTGCAATTCAATGCAATATTCGAAGGGCTGGCGATCAATCCGGCAGGCGACCAAATGTGGCTCGCCGCAGAGCGCCAAAGCCGTGGTTTGCTGCAGATCAAGCGCAAACAGACTGTCTGGGATTGCGACGGTCGTTGTGTGCTATTGAGCGAAGCAGGCATGGAAATGCAACCGCCGCAATTTCCCAAGGCCAAACCGGTCAACCGGGATTTTTCCGACCTGTCATTGTTCGAGGGCAAGCTGTTTACCCTTGAGCGCAACGCCTATCAGATCTGTCGTCGTGATCCGCAGACTGCCAAGGTCGAGCGCTGCTGGTCGTATGCAGCCGAGTTGTTGCAGGAAAACCGACGGTATTCGCAGAACTACGGTCTGGAAGAGGCATTGATCATCGACGCCGACGGTGCCTGGATTGGCGTCGACAACAACTTTGGCCCCCGCGCCGATGGCGAGGTCCGCCCGGTTGTCTGGCGCTTCGCGGCGCCTGAAGGTGGCTGGAGCGCCCAGCCTTGA
- the parE gene encoding DNA topoisomerase IV subunit B yields the protein MATPSASSYNADAIEVLSGLDPVRKRPGMYTDTSRPNHLAQEVIDNSVDEALAGHATSVQVILHADHSLEVSDDGRGMPVDIHPEEGVSGVELILTKLHAGGKFSNKNYQFSGGLHGVGISVVNALSTEVRVRVKRDGNEYQMTFADGYKKTELEVIGTVGKRNTGTSVFFAPDPKYFDSPKFSISRLKHVLKAKAVLCPGLLVSFEDKATGEKVEWHYEDGLRSYLVDAVSEFERLPDEPFCGSLAGNKEAVDWALLWLPEGGDSVQESYVNLIPTAQGGTHVNGLRQGLLDAMREFCEFRSLLPRGVKLAPEDVWERIAFVLSMKMQEPQFSGQTKERLSSREAAAFVSGVVKDAFSLWLNANPETGMLLAELAINNAGRRLKASKKVERKRITAGPALPGKLADCAGQDPMRSELFLVEGDSAGGSAKQARDKEFQAILPLRGKILNTWEVDGSEVLASQEVHNIAVAIGVDPGAADMSQLRYGKICILADADSDGLHIATLLCALFVQHFRPLVDAGHVYVAMPPLYRIDLGKEIYYALDEAERDGILDRLVAEKKRGKPQVTRFKGLGEMNPPQLRETTMDPNTRRLVQLTLDDFDATSEMMDMLLAKKRAGDRKSWLESKGNLAEVLG from the coding sequence ATGGCCACTCCCAGCGCTAGCTCCTATAACGCAGACGCCATCGAAGTCCTCTCGGGCCTCGACCCGGTGCGCAAACGCCCCGGCATGTATACCGACACCAGTCGGCCGAACCACCTTGCCCAGGAAGTCATCGACAACAGCGTCGACGAAGCCTTGGCCGGGCATGCGACGTCGGTGCAGGTCATCCTGCATGCCGATCACTCTCTGGAAGTCAGCGATGACGGGCGTGGCATGCCGGTGGACATTCACCCGGAAGAGGGTGTGTCCGGCGTCGAGCTGATCCTCACCAAGCTTCATGCGGGCGGCAAGTTTTCCAACAAGAACTACCAGTTCTCCGGCGGTCTGCACGGGGTGGGTATTTCGGTGGTCAACGCCTTGTCGACCGAAGTCCGGGTGCGCGTAAAGCGTGACGGCAACGAATACCAGATGACCTTCGCCGACGGTTACAAGAAAACCGAGCTGGAAGTGATCGGCACCGTTGGCAAGCGCAACACCGGCACCAGCGTGTTCTTCGCGCCGGACCCGAAATACTTCGATTCGCCGAAATTCTCCATCAGCCGCCTCAAGCATGTACTCAAGGCCAAGGCCGTTCTGTGCCCTGGGCTGTTGGTCAGTTTTGAAGACAAGGCCACTGGCGAGAAAGTCGAATGGCATTACGAAGACGGCCTGCGTTCTTACCTCGTCGATGCCGTCAGCGAGTTCGAGCGTCTGCCGGACGAGCCGTTCTGTGGCAGCCTGGCCGGTAATAAAGAAGCGGTCGATTGGGCGCTGTTGTGGTTGCCGGAAGGTGGCGACAGCGTTCAGGAAAGCTACGTCAACCTGATCCCGACGGCGCAGGGCGGTACGCATGTCAATGGTTTGCGTCAGGGCTTGCTCGATGCCATGCGCGAGTTCTGCGAATTTCGCAGCCTGCTGCCGCGCGGCGTGAAGCTGGCGCCGGAAGATGTCTGGGAGCGCATCGCCTTCGTCCTGTCGATGAAGATGCAAGAGCCGCAATTCTCCGGCCAGACCAAAGAACGTCTGTCGTCCCGTGAAGCGGCGGCCTTCGTTTCCGGTGTGGTCAAGGATGCGTTCAGCCTGTGGCTCAACGCCAACCCGGAAACCGGCATGTTGCTGGCGGAACTGGCGATCAACAACGCCGGCCGTCGTCTGAAGGCCAGCAAAAAGGTTGAGCGTAAGCGCATCACGGCAGGTCCGGCACTGCCGGGCAAACTCGCCGACTGCGCCGGGCAGGACCCGATGCGCTCCGAGCTGTTCCTGGTGGAGGGTGACTCCGCCGGTGGTTCGGCCAAGCAGGCGCGCGACAAAGAGTTTCAAGCGATCCTGCCGTTGCGCGGCAAGATCCTCAACACCTGGGAAGTCGACGGCAGCGAAGTGCTGGCCAGCCAGGAAGTGCACAACATCGCCGTGGCCATCGGTGTCGATCCGGGCGCGGCGGACATGAGCCAGCTGCGCTACGGCAAGATCTGCATCCTCGCTGACGCCGACTCCGACGGCTTGCACATCGCCACTTTGCTCTGCGCCTTGTTCGTCCAGCATTTCCGCCCGTTGGTGGATGCCGGTCACGTCTACGTCGCGATGCCGCCGCTGTACCGCATCGACTTGGGCAAAGAGATTTACTACGCCCTGGACGAAGCCGAGCGCGATGGCATTCTCGATCGCCTGGTGGCCGAGAAGAAACGCGGCAAGCCGCAGGTCACCCGATTCAAAGGCCTGGGTGAAATGAACCCGCCGCAGCTGCGCGAAACCACCATGGACCCGAACACTCGGCGACTGGTGCAGCTGACGCTGGACGACTTTGACGCGACCTCGGAAATGATGGACATGCTGCTGGCGAAAAAACGCGCAGGCGATCGTAAATCCTGGTTGGAATCCAAAGGCAACCTGGCCGAGGTTCTTGGTTGA
- a CDS encoding YqiA/YcfP family alpha/beta fold hydrolase, whose product MSGSILYIHGFNSAPASKKATQLMQVMDRLGLSDQLRVPALHHHPREAIGQLERAIEELGRPLLVGSSLGGYYATHLAERHGLKALLINPAVSPHRMFDGYLGTQKNLYTDEAWELTHDHVTALAELEVPAPQDPQRFQVWLQTGDETLDYRLAQQYYRACALRIQAGGDHSFQGFAAQLPAMLSFAGIGADLYQAIDFTAL is encoded by the coding sequence ATGTCCGGTTCGATCCTTTATATCCACGGTTTCAACAGCGCGCCAGCCTCTAAAAAGGCCACTCAGTTGATGCAGGTGATGGATCGTCTGGGTCTGAGCGATCAGTTGCGTGTCCCGGCCTTGCATCACCATCCCCGTGAGGCCATCGGTCAGCTCGAGAGGGCGATTGAGGAGCTGGGGCGGCCGCTGCTGGTCGGCAGCTCACTCGGCGGCTACTATGCGACTCACTTGGCTGAACGCCATGGCCTGAAGGCTCTGTTGATCAACCCTGCCGTCAGTCCGCACCGGATGTTCGACGGGTACCTGGGGACGCAGAAAAACCTGTATACCGATGAAGCCTGGGAATTGACCCATGACCATGTAACGGCCCTGGCCGAGCTGGAAGTGCCGGCGCCCCAGGACCCGCAGCGGTTTCAGGTGTGGTTGCAGACTGGCGACGAAACGCTGGACTATCGCCTTGCCCAGCAGTATTACCGAGCCTGTGCCTTGCGCATTCAGGCGGGTGGCGATCACAGTTTTCAGGGTTTTGCCGCGCAGTTACCGGCAATGTTGAGTTTTGCCGGCATCGGCGCAGATTTGTATCAGGCGATTGATTTCACAGCACTGTGA
- the cpdA gene encoding 3',5'-cyclic-AMP phosphodiesterase, which yields MPSVSTLTTADSALLVQLSDSHLFADANGTLMGMNTRDSLQKVIELVRLQQPRIDLIIASGDLSQDGTLESYQLFRDLTRQLDAPARWIPGNHDEPRIMAEAAVQSALLESVVDVGNWRVTLLDSAVPGSVPGYLQDEQLQLLARSLSEAPERHHLVCFHHHPVSIGCAWMEPIGLRNPEALFAVLDRFPQVRAVLWGHVHQEVDLERNGVRLIASPSTCIQFEPGSDDFSVSEQAPGYRWLRLLPDGRVETGVERVSGFAFQIDYGSNGY from the coding sequence TTGCCGAGCGTATCCACATTGACCACCGCCGATTCGGCGTTATTGGTGCAACTCTCTGACAGTCATCTGTTTGCCGACGCGAACGGGACGCTGATGGGTATGAATACGCGTGACAGTCTGCAAAAAGTCATTGAGTTGGTGCGGCTTCAGCAGCCACGGATCGATCTGATCATTGCCAGTGGGGACTTGTCTCAGGACGGGACGCTGGAGTCCTACCAACTGTTTCGCGACCTGACGCGGCAGCTCGATGCGCCGGCGCGCTGGATTCCTGGCAATCATGATGAGCCGCGGATCATGGCCGAGGCGGCGGTGCAAAGCGCTTTGCTGGAGTCGGTGGTGGATGTCGGCAACTGGCGGGTCACTTTGCTGGATTCGGCGGTGCCGGGGTCGGTGCCGGGGTATTTGCAGGATGAGCAGTTGCAGTTGTTGGCCCGTTCATTGAGTGAGGCGCCGGAGCGGCATCATCTGGTGTGTTTTCATCATCATCCGGTGTCGATCGGCTGTGCCTGGATGGAACCGATCGGGTTGCGTAATCCTGAGGCGTTGTTTGCGGTGCTTGATCGTTTTCCGCAGGTGCGTGCGGTTTTGTGGGGGCATGTGCATCAGGAGGTCGATCTTGAGCGTAATGGTGTGCGGTTGATTGCTTCGCCTTCGACTTGTATTCAGTTTGAGCCGGGGAGTGATGATTTCAGTGTCAGTGAGCAGGCACCGGGGTATCGGTGGTTGCGGCTTTTGCCTGATGGGCGGGTTGAGACTGGCGTTGAGCGGGTTTCTGGGTTTGCCTTCCAGATTGATTACGGTTCTAACGGGTATTGA